In a single window of the Acetivibrio clariflavus DSM 19732 genome:
- a CDS encoding AAA family ATPase gives MARLKLIIADTDGTYVESMAEYIMLNHSQEFQVNSFTDKHCLIEYLSGEGNHADVLLIESSLYSDEIPKENISNVILLTAEKSDGNTGDYYTICKYQKGDKIVSDIFNIFAQKGDGNAVSVAGDKKTKLIAVYSPIGGSGKTTVATSCAIQCAQRRMKVFYLNLEDFQSTPMFCDCKGEHTFSDVLYYLKDKNSNLQLRIEGSKLYDAEYNLYYFSPPESLLDLQECKPEELRTLLDEFRNMGQYDLVFVDMSSSFDDKNIAILEACDEILLVLPQDAVSDIKISLFAKEMSILKERRGIDFIDKINMVLNKYNTYMALEVDTAEVCGKSIEYYIPAVPGMAAIKGNNRLMDLQGDFTESIEEIIEKYYT, from the coding sequence ATGGCGAGGTTAAAACTTATTATTGCTGACACCGATGGGACATACGTGGAAAGTATGGCAGAGTACATAATGCTGAATCATTCCCAGGAATTTCAGGTTAACTCCTTTACAGATAAACATTGTCTGATTGAATATCTTTCCGGTGAAGGTAATCATGCAGATGTTTTATTGATAGAGTCAAGTTTGTATTCCGATGAAATACCTAAAGAAAATATTTCAAATGTCATTTTGCTTACTGCCGAAAAATCAGACGGCAATACCGGCGATTATTATACAATATGCAAGTACCAGAAAGGTGACAAGATTGTAAGCGATATTTTTAATATATTTGCTCAAAAGGGCGATGGAAATGCTGTAAGTGTTGCCGGAGATAAAAAGACGAAACTGATTGCCGTTTATTCTCCTATAGGGGGATCGGGGAAGACTACCGTTGCCACCAGTTGTGCAATCCAGTGTGCACAAAGGAGGATGAAAGTTTTTTATCTCAACTTAGAAGACTTTCAATCCACACCTATGTTCTGTGATTGCAAAGGAGAACATACTTTTTCGGATGTATTGTACTATTTGAAGGACAAGAACAGCAACTTGCAGCTCAGAATTGAAGGATCCAAACTCTATGATGCTGAGTACAATTTGTACTATTTTAGTCCTCCGGAGAGCCTTCTGGACTTGCAGGAGTGCAAGCCCGAGGAGTTGAGGACTCTTCTTGACGAGTTCAGAAACATGGGACAGTATGATCTTGTTTTTGTGGATATGTCAAGCAGTTTTGACGATAAAAATATTGCAATCCTTGAGGCATGTGATGAAATACTCCTGGTTCTTCCTCAGGATGCAGTATCCGATATAAAGATTAGCTTGTTTGCAAAGGAAATGTCCATCTTAAAAGAGAGAAGAGGAATAGATTTTATCGATAAAATAAATATGGTTCTGAACAAATACAACACCTATATGGCGCTGGAAGTCGATACTGCTGAAGTATGCGGCAAATCTATAGAATACTATATTCCAGCGGTACCCGGAATGGCAGCAATAAAAGGCAATAATCGTCTAATGGACCTTCAGGGGGATTTCACTGAGAGTATAGAGGAGATTATCGAAAAATATTATACTTAA
- a CDS encoding CpaF family protein, whose amino-acid sequence MGAFDKANLVAEVKKIVSDSIDLGKDISDEEIRELITSVVFEKSKHFYLTVSEKREICEAVFNSMRRLDILQPLIDDPSITEIMINGADDIFIERNGRIEQVDAKFESVQKLEDVIQSIVSKVNRSVNEASPIVDARLSDGSRVNVVLNPIALNGPIMTIRKFPEKPMTVEQLINYGSLTEEAAKVLEAMVRAKYNIFVCGGTSSGKTTFLNALSNFIPKDERIITIEDSAELQITGIKNIVRLETRNANTEGKGEITIRDLIKTSLRMRPERIIVGEVRGAEALDMLQAMNTGHDGSLSTGHANSSRDMLSRLETMVLSGALMPIEAIRQQIASAIDIIIHLGRIRDKSRKVLEISEVVGYKDGNIQLNPLYEFVEEGETKDGRVIGSLKRTGNEMVNTLKFKMAGISCKV is encoded by the coding sequence ATGGGTGCTTTCGACAAAGCAAACCTTGTAGCTGAAGTTAAAAAAATCGTCAGTGACAGCATTGACCTCGGCAAAGACATATCCGATGAAGAAATACGGGAACTTATAACCAGCGTTGTTTTCGAAAAATCAAAACATTTCTATTTGACCGTCTCGGAAAAAAGGGAAATCTGTGAGGCGGTTTTCAACTCAATGAGACGTCTTGACATACTTCAACCCCTTATTGATGACCCTTCCATAACTGAAATTATGATAAACGGAGCCGATGATATATTCATAGAGAGGAACGGAAGGATTGAACAAGTTGATGCAAAATTTGAAAGTGTTCAAAAACTGGAGGATGTTATCCAATCAATTGTCTCAAAAGTGAACAGAAGCGTTAATGAAGCTTCTCCTATAGTTGATGCCAGATTAAGTGACGGTTCGAGGGTTAATGTGGTTCTTAACCCCATTGCCCTTAACGGACCGATAATGACAATAAGGAAGTTTCCGGAGAAGCCCATGACTGTGGAGCAGCTCATAAATTATGGCTCTCTTACTGAAGAAGCGGCAAAAGTTTTAGAGGCCATGGTGCGAGCAAAATACAACATTTTCGTTTGCGGCGGCACCAGCTCGGGAAAAACCACATTCTTAAACGCACTTTCCAATTTTATTCCCAAAGATGAAAGAATAATTACAATTGAAGACTCGGCAGAACTTCAAATAACAGGCATTAAAAATATTGTAAGGTTGGAAACCAGAAATGCCAATACCGAAGGCAAGGGAGAGATTACAATACGAGATTTGATCAAGACTTCTTTGAGAATGCGTCCCGAGAGGATAATTGTCGGAGAAGTCAGAGGAGCAGAAGCGTTGGACATGCTCCAGGCTATGAATACCGGACATGACGGTTCGCTGTCAACCGGGCATGCCAACTCCAGCCGTGATATGCTTTCAAGGCTTGAAACCATGGTCTTAAGCGGTGCATTAATGCCTATAGAGGCAATAAGACAGCAAATAGCATCGGCCATTGATATAATAATCCATTTGGGAAGAATAAGGGATAAATCGAGAAAGGTGCTTGAAATTTCGGAAGTTGTGGGCTATAAGGACGGCAATATCCAATTGAATCCTTTGTATGAGTTTGTTGAAGAGGGCGAGACAAAAGACGGAAGAGTTATCGGTTCTCTTAAAAGAACCGGAAATGAAATGGTGAATACATTGAAGTTCAAAATGGCAGGCATATCATGCAAAGTGTGA
- a CDS encoding TrkH family potassium uptake protein, whose translation MELFWSDSNFAADTNRRTWPCHHNHVFSVLLGKKVGIKGRILAQESLNYLSSEDILKLIKRVITVTFIIEFIGAVIFAARFIPQYGPKGIYMSVFHSVSSFCNAGYDLMGNYRSLTGYRNDPFVLLTTACLIIIGGLGFLVWKDLYEFRKSRHFLLHTKVVLLFTVILLAFGTLYIFIFEYNNPNTLGPLSIPNKLLNAFFQSVCLRTTGFNTISVFNMREITKVINVMLMFIGASPGSTGGGIKVTTFGIIIAAIFSQMRGRDETIIFKHKISYSLVIKSLSIIVLSLIIVLVVTTIILAIDGFPFIDTLYEAIAAFSTTGSSSLGTPNFHTASRIILMITMLLGRVGPLSFALSLSLRNGKRNADKVYPEGKIIVG comes from the coding sequence ATGGAGTTATTTTGGTCAGACAGTAATTTTGCTGCTGATACAAATCGGCGGACTTGGCCTTGTCACCATAACCACGTTTTTTCGGTACTTCTCGGTAAAAAAGTAGGCATAAAGGGAAGAATACTTGCCCAGGAATCCCTAAACTATTTAAGTTCGGAAGACATACTGAAGCTGATAAAAAGAGTTATAACAGTAACTTTTATTATAGAATTTATCGGTGCAGTCATATTTGCTGCACGATTCATACCCCAGTATGGCCCAAAAGGTATTTACATGTCTGTATTTCATTCGGTATCATCTTTTTGTAATGCAGGTTATGACCTTATGGGAAATTACCGGAGTCTTACAGGTTACAGAAACGACCCCTTTGTTTTGCTTACCACCGCTTGCCTCATTATAATTGGAGGTCTGGGCTTTTTGGTATGGAAGGACCTGTATGAATTTAGGAAAAGCAGACACTTTTTGCTGCACACCAAAGTTGTTCTCCTTTTTACAGTAATATTACTGGCTTTCGGAACTTTATACATTTTCATATTTGAATATAACAACCCCAATACTTTGGGTCCTTTAAGCATTCCCAACAAGTTGCTCAATGCTTTTTTTCAGTCAGTCTGTTTAAGAACTACGGGTTTCAATACCATTTCGGTATTTAATATGAGGGAAATTACAAAAGTAATAAATGTCATGTTAATGTTTATAGGTGCTTCTCCAGGCTCAACAGGCGGCGGTATCAAGGTAACCACTTTCGGTATCATAATAGCCGCAATTTTCTCACAGATGCGTGGCAGAGATGAAACAATCATTTTTAAACATAAAATTTCATACAGTCTCGTTATAAAATCCCTTTCAATAATTGTTTTGAGTTTGATAATTGTACTGGTAGTTACTACCATAATTCTTGCAATAGACGGATTTCCATTTATCGATACGCTGTATGAGGCTATAGCAGCCTTCTCCACTACGGGTTCTTCATCCCTCGGTACCCCCAATTTTCATACAGCAAGCAGAATTATTCTGATGATTACAATGCTTTTGGGAAGAGTGGGACCTCTTAGCTTTGCCTTATCTCTTTCTTTGAGAAACGGAAAAAGGAATGCCGATAAAGTATATCCCGAAGGTAAGATAATAGTAGGTTAA
- a CDS encoding D-alanyl-D-alanine carboxypeptidase family protein, protein MGLFEKLLNKKNIALVICLILIVSFSTGIFADDFNEDYPLKEIFSIETSVSTDLKPPKIEAGAAIVMDMKSGRVLYEKNAHARKAIASTTKIMTAIVALERGNLEDKVKVSKRAANIGGSTINLKEGEEWTLKELLYGLMLRSGNDAAIAIAEHIGGSVEGFAALMNEKARELGLKNTQFKTPHGLDTPGHYSTAYELAQLTRYALNNPIFSQIVGTQNISVKGRSFYTTNEMLGAYPGADGVKTGYTGQAGRCLVTSATRNNMRLISVVLNCSSRTVRAKNSRAILDYAFNNYRLTKLLDESDNITEIQVSKGKAENVSVVPEKGIEMPLTEEEKSKMEMNVCLYYDKLNAPVLSDFEVGYVEFTANGNTIAKVALKTGKSVEKKRIIDYYRDIVGIWYRLMKLK, encoded by the coding sequence ATGGGATTGTTTGAAAAGCTGCTCAACAAAAAAAATATAGCTCTGGTTATATGTCTGATTTTAATTGTTTCATTCAGTACAGGTATTTTTGCCGATGATTTCAATGAAGATTATCCTTTAAAAGAGATTTTTTCGATTGAGACGAGTGTATCTACTGACCTGAAACCTCCCAAAATAGAGGCTGGAGCTGCAATAGTAATGGATATGAAAAGCGGAAGGGTTTTATATGAAAAAAATGCCCATGCAAGAAAGGCAATAGCCAGTACCACTAAAATAATGACAGCCATAGTAGCATTAGAAAGAGGAAACTTAGAGGATAAAGTAAAGGTGAGCAAAAGGGCGGCAAACATAGGAGGCTCTACCATAAATCTTAAAGAGGGAGAGGAATGGACTCTCAAAGAATTGTTATATGGCTTGATGCTCAGATCGGGAAATGATGCGGCCATAGCCATTGCTGAGCATATAGGCGGCAGTGTGGAAGGTTTTGCCGCTTTGATGAACGAAAAAGCCCGGGAACTTGGATTGAAAAACACCCAGTTCAAAACACCTCATGGTCTTGATACTCCCGGACACTATTCTACAGCGTATGAGCTAGCCCAATTGACAAGGTATGCTTTGAATAATCCGATATTTTCTCAAATAGTCGGTACCCAGAATATTTCAGTTAAAGGAAGAAGTTTTTATACTACCAATGAAATGCTTGGGGCATATCCCGGCGCTGACGGTGTGAAGACAGGATACACAGGTCAGGCGGGAAGATGCCTTGTAACATCAGCCACCAGGAATAACATGAGGCTTATTTCTGTGGTTTTGAATTGCTCGAGCCGGACAGTGAGGGCAAAAAACAGCCGGGCAATTCTGGATTATGCTTTTAACAACTACAGACTGACCAAGCTTTTGGATGAGTCGGATAATATAACGGAGATTCAGGTGTCAAAAGGCAAGGCGGAAAACGTTAGCGTTGTACCTGAAAAAGGCATTGAAATGCCGCTTACCGAAGAAGAAAAAAGCAAAATGGAGATGAATGTTTGTCTTTACTATGACAAATTGAATGCGCCTGTTCTGTCTGATTTTGAAGTTGGATATGTGGAATTTACAGCCAATGGCAATACAATAGCCAAAGTGGCTTTGAAAACCGGAAAAAGCGTTGAAAAGAAACGTATTATCGACTACTATAGGGATATTGTAGGGATATGGTATAGGCTCATGAAGCTGAAATAA
- a CDS encoding potassium transporter TrkG → MVKLQFKFKNNKIISLEPTKIIVLSFIAVIIWGSVVLYLPIASNPDQPRIRFLDALFTATAATCVTGLTVVDTAKQWSYFGQTVILLLIQIGGLGLVTITTFFRYFSVKK, encoded by the coding sequence ATGGTAAAGCTACAGTTCAAATTCAAAAACAACAAAATTATTTCCCTTGAACCGACCAAAATAATTGTACTCAGCTTTATAGCTGTCATCATTTGGGGATCTGTTGTTTTATACCTTCCGATAGCCTCCAATCCCGACCAGCCAAGGATAAGGTTTCTTGATGCGCTTTTCACCGCTACAGCCGCCACTTGCGTCACCGGGCTGACTGTTGTTGACACAGCCAAACAATGGAGTTATTTTGGTCAGACAGTAATTTTGCTGCTGATACAAATCGGCGGACTTGGCCTTGTCACCATAACCACGTTTTTTCGGTACTTCTCGGTAAAAAAGTAG
- a CDS encoding B12-binding domain-containing radical SAM protein has protein sequence MKTVIVALNSKYIHSALAPWYLKANCTPDCGEVKVMEFSINDMADSILSQIYEENCDIVAFSCYIWNIEEVLKIAGNLKKVLPKVRIVLGGPEVSFSSCEIMKNNSCIDFILSGEGEEAFRNLLRSFSDPSIALCSIKSLTYRDGENIVCGGEYALIEDLNTVISPYSEEMFDSVGNKIVYYESSRGCPFNCSYCLSSTFKGVRYFDLERVKSDILLFIKKGIKIVKFVDRTFNCNPDRAKQIFTFIIENAGDTCFHFEAAADLFDEEMLSILSKAPEGLIQFEIGVQTTNAKTLEAINRKTNLEKVFENVQKLNRMGNIHLHLDLIVGLPYEDYESFKKSFNDVYRLSPHQLQVGFLKLLKGSSIRRESDKHGYKFRNYPPYEVLSSDCLSYGEITRLKDMEDMVERFFNSGRFEKTLQYLIKAFSSPFDFFEKLSGYFKACGYFKRSLSGRDLYTVILNFARDGKLNVDLKMVNELLKFDFLASNNTNNLPAGLVRNMEPCFKEKCFEFLKREEYISEYIPDFAGLPAKQIYTKVHFERFQYDVTKDNITQESTVILFDYTHYNSVKSRYKYMKVPVC, from the coding sequence ATGAAGACGGTTATAGTTGCTTTAAATTCTAAATACATCCACTCGGCCCTGGCTCCATGGTATCTTAAAGCCAATTGTACCCCTGACTGCGGTGAGGTTAAGGTCATGGAGTTTTCCATCAATGATATGGCCGACTCCATACTTTCGCAAATATATGAAGAAAATTGCGATATAGTTGCTTTTTCGTGTTATATTTGGAATATTGAAGAAGTGCTTAAAATAGCCGGCAATTTAAAAAAAGTTCTTCCAAAGGTCAGGATTGTTTTAGGAGGGCCTGAAGTTTCCTTTTCTTCCTGTGAAATAATGAAGAATAACAGTTGTATAGACTTTATACTGTCCGGGGAAGGGGAAGAGGCCTTCAGGAATCTGCTGCGTTCCTTTTCCGATCCATCCATAGCTTTATGCAGCATAAAAAGTCTTACCTACAGGGACGGTGAAAATATAGTCTGCGGCGGTGAGTATGCCCTGATTGAGGATTTGAACACTGTAATATCGCCTTACAGTGAAGAAATGTTTGATAGTGTCGGAAACAAGATAGTGTATTACGAGTCTTCCAGAGGATGTCCCTTTAATTGTTCCTACTGTTTGTCTTCTACCTTTAAAGGTGTCAGGTATTTTGATCTTGAGAGGGTAAAATCGGATATCTTGCTGTTTATTAAAAAGGGGATAAAAATAGTCAAATTTGTTGACAGAACCTTCAATTGCAATCCTGACAGGGCAAAACAGATATTTACGTTTATTATAGAAAACGCAGGGGATACATGTTTTCACTTTGAAGCTGCAGCCGATTTGTTTGACGAGGAAATGCTGTCAATACTGTCTAAAGCTCCGGAGGGTCTCATTCAATTTGAGATAGGGGTACAGACCACCAATGCCAAAACCCTTGAAGCTATCAACAGAAAGACGAATTTGGAGAAAGTATTTGAAAATGTACAAAAGCTGAATAGAATGGGGAACATCCACTTGCATCTTGATTTGATTGTAGGGCTGCCCTATGAGGATTATGAATCCTTCAAAAAATCCTTTAATGATGTCTACCGACTATCTCCCCATCAGCTTCAGGTGGGCTTTCTGAAACTTCTTAAGGGATCTTCAATACGCAGGGAATCGGACAAGCATGGCTACAAATTCAGGAATTATCCTCCTTATGAGGTTTTAAGCAGTGATTGTCTAAGTTATGGTGAAATAACAAGACTAAAAGATATGGAGGATATGGTGGAACGCTTCTTTAATTCGGGAAGATTTGAAAAGACATTGCAATACCTTATTAAAGCCTTTTCTTCCCCTTTTGATTTTTTCGAAAAACTGTCGGGGTATTTTAAGGCGTGCGGATATTTCAAACGTTCCCTGTCCGGCCGTGATTTATATACTGTAATTCTGAATTTTGCCCGGGACGGAAAATTGAATGTGGATTTGAAAATGGTCAATGAACTGCTTAAATTTGATTTCTTAGCTTCAAACAACACCAATAACCTTCCTGCTGGTCTTGTAAGGAATATGGAACCGTGCTTTAAGGAAAAGTGCTTTGAATTTCTGAAAAGAGAAGAATATATATCTGAATACATCCCGGATTTTGCAGGATTGCCTGCAAAGCAGATTTATACCAAAGTGCATTTTGAAAGATTTCAGTATGATGTTACAAAGGACAATATTACACAAGAAAGTACTGTGATATTGTTTGACTATACCCATTATAACAGTGTTAAGAGTAGGTACAAATATATGAAAGTTCCCGTTTGTTAA
- a CDS encoding MGDG synthase family glycosyltransferase has translation MAKNILIISSDYTGHGHKSITDSLLEKFSLYPDVNVHVVDGFTFIGNLGLRIGKLYGSITRNAKELWKLIWDMSLKRPSLVNEMVEVSIRDNFLDLLRNIKPDLILSVHPNFNGSVLNILEENNIKIPFVTFIADLVSITPLWADPRADYIICPTKESKYKCLEFGVSESKLKLIGFPVRQKFLEHLTKDTEQRTYTRNRPLECLIMSGGEGSGNMSTIARILLKNFNCKVKIVTGRNKILKRRLERTLYDKFGTERVEIYGFTENVQDLMLSSDLAITRGSPNTMMEVVACNVPLIVTGNLPGQEEGNPGYIIKHNLGVVCKDTRRLKSVVKELLVNNGSKLKQIKRSQKKFLNPNVAKEIVDFILSIETPEKINIPDENATKFWDIGKKISIPRKIKLKRKIILKKNKSI, from the coding sequence ATGGCAAAAAATATATTAATAATATCATCGGACTATACAGGACACGGACACAAAAGCATAACCGATTCACTGCTGGAAAAATTCTCTCTCTATCCTGACGTTAATGTACATGTAGTCGATGGTTTTACCTTTATTGGTAATTTAGGACTTAGAATCGGCAAACTCTACGGTTCCATTACAAGAAATGCAAAAGAACTGTGGAAATTAATATGGGATATGTCCCTTAAAAGACCTTCCCTTGTCAATGAAATGGTTGAAGTGTCTATACGGGATAACTTTTTAGATCTGTTAAGAAATATCAAACCGGATTTGATACTTTCGGTACACCCCAACTTTAACGGATCGGTTTTAAATATTTTGGAGGAAAACAATATAAAAATTCCTTTTGTTACATTTATAGCCGATTTGGTATCCATAACACCCCTGTGGGCAGATCCCAGAGCTGACTACATTATATGCCCTACCAAGGAATCAAAATATAAATGCCTTGAATTTGGTGTTTCGGAATCAAAACTGAAATTAATAGGCTTCCCTGTAAGGCAAAAATTCCTTGAACACCTCACCAAGGATACAGAGCAACGTACTTATACAAGAAACCGTCCATTGGAGTGTCTTATCATGAGCGGCGGTGAGGGCTCCGGAAATATGAGCACAATAGCCCGTATCCTCCTGAAAAACTTTAACTGCAAAGTAAAAATTGTTACAGGACGGAATAAAATACTCAAAAGAAGGCTTGAACGCACTCTCTATGATAAGTTCGGTACCGAAAGGGTTGAAATTTACGGATTTACCGAAAATGTTCAGGATTTGATGCTTTCCTCCGATTTGGCAATTACCCGCGGAAGTCCAAATACAATGATGGAAGTAGTTGCCTGCAACGTCCCTCTGATTGTTACAGGTAACTTGCCGGGACAGGAAGAAGGAAATCCGGGATATATCATAAAGCACAACCTGGGAGTAGTATGCAAAGATACCCGACGGCTCAAATCGGTAGTCAAAGAGCTCCTTGTTAACAATGGCAGCAAACTGAAACAGATAAAGAGATCACAGAAGAAATTTTTAAACCCCAATGTTGCCAAGGAAATTGTTGACTTTATTTTAAGCATTGAAACTCCTGAAAAAATAAATATTCCTGACGAAAATGCAACAAAATTTTGGGATATCGGAAAAAAGATAAGTATACCCAGAAAGATAAAACTAAAGAGAAAAATAATTCTTAAAAAAAATAAAAGTATATAA
- a CDS encoding ATP-binding protein, translated as MQILNYKLDAYVPFENESIESFLVLCENAINKMISDEHTIFKLKSAIHELLINSLEHGYKREGGKIHFYVEKNDKNITLEIADEGSGFDPQMIDLENTGTDLNSINRRGWGLLIIKKLSDSMEITPNTPKGTKINVVISLSDM; from the coding sequence ATGCAAATACTTAATTATAAACTGGATGCGTATGTTCCCTTTGAAAACGAGAGTATTGAAAGCTTTTTGGTTTTATGCGAGAATGCAATAAACAAGATGATTTCCGATGAACATACAATCTTCAAGCTAAAAAGTGCCATCCATGAGCTTCTCATCAATTCCCTCGAACACGGTTATAAAAGAGAAGGAGGAAAAATTCACTTTTACGTTGAAAAAAACGATAAAAACATTACTTTGGAAATAGCCGATGAAGGTTCCGGCTTTGATCCCCAAATGATTGATTTGGAAAACACAGGCACAGATTTGAATTCAATCAATAGGCGGGGATGGGGACTTCTGATAATAAAAAAGTTATCCGACAGTATGGAAATCACCCCAAACACCCCAAAAGGTACTAAAATCAACGTAGTTATATCCCTTTCCGATATGTAG
- a CDS encoding alpha/beta-type small acid-soluble spore protein, with protein MANSRSKTAFENLKYEIAKEVGVNLKQGYNGDLSAREAGKIGGNIVKKVFQSYTGNSYPSERLGDTSR; from the coding sequence ATGGCAAACAGCAGAAGCAAAACTGCTTTTGAAAACTTAAAATACGAAATAGCAAAAGAAGTTGGAGTTAACTTAAAGCAAGGATATAACGGTGATTTAAGCGCAAGAGAAGCTGGTAAAATAGGTGGTAACATCGTTAAGAAAGTGTTCCAATCCTATACTGGAAACAGCTACCCTTCTGAACGTTTAGGTGATACTTCAAGATAA
- a CDS encoding DUF342 domain-containing protein → MNDKILYSDEYITIYLIMDGLYLESFKKGMPISHLNDIINSHPEFKITDFNAIKNAINNAPQPPKKFGVLKEKIAIKISEDKLKATVTYYAPKDYFDIKNRENLMRETYEALKKNDITFGIKRDFFLGNIEAGKTYVIAEGEPSIDGEDSIVKMYQLKEVKPEIKEDGKTNYYELKLINTVKAGDWLGERIEAKEGSPGRTVTGEIIEPRKGKQYPLLYDKNTVYEVFLNDRTVLYSKINGAVNYVEGRITVANHLEIDGDVDFNTGNIKFDGFVSINGTVTDGFSVEATKDIEINSPLGIGNVKTIRSLQGSIFIKGGIVSKNHSVIDAKKDIYTKFADNAFLRCGGLVHIGFYCINSTVEAKEVYIESPKGNIIGGYTKAEAKVTSAIIGSPLEVKTVVEVSGFDRDSFLKKLEEIKENLEDMKNERQSLKKELSGASHQELSPNDIKMYNQLFNRLAEIQDKIKALEYEQKNISRYLKTKGNGEIAVTKKIYPNCTLIINKNQVDITHPTIATSFYCINGELKQT, encoded by the coding sequence ATGAACGATAAAATTCTATACTCCGATGAATATATTACAATATATCTAATAATGGACGGCTTATACCTGGAATCTTTTAAAAAAGGTATGCCTATAAGTCATTTAAACGATATTATTAATTCCCATCCCGAATTTAAGATTACCGATTTCAATGCAATAAAAAATGCTATCAATAACGCACCCCAACCCCCGAAAAAGTTTGGTGTGCTGAAGGAAAAAATAGCAATTAAAATATCTGAGGACAAGCTTAAGGCCACTGTTACTTACTATGCGCCCAAGGACTATTTCGATATCAAAAATCGTGAAAATCTCATGAGAGAAACCTATGAAGCCCTTAAAAAAAATGATATTACCTTCGGAATCAAACGGGATTTTTTCCTCGGCAACATTGAAGCAGGCAAGACCTATGTCATTGCTGAAGGTGAACCAAGTATTGACGGTGAAGACAGTATAGTTAAAATGTACCAGCTAAAAGAAGTTAAGCCTGAAATCAAAGAGGACGGAAAAACCAATTACTATGAATTGAAGCTAATAAACACAGTTAAAGCCGGAGACTGGCTCGGTGAACGCATTGAAGCAAAAGAAGGCTCCCCCGGGAGAACTGTAACCGGTGAAATAATCGAACCCCGTAAAGGGAAACAATATCCGCTGCTTTATGACAAAAACACCGTTTATGAAGTGTTTCTAAACGATAGAACTGTCTTGTATTCCAAAATCAACGGTGCGGTAAACTATGTGGAAGGCAGAATAACAGTGGCAAACCATTTGGAAATAGACGGGGATGTGGATTTCAACACGGGGAATATCAAGTTTGACGGTTTCGTATCCATAAACGGCACTGTTACCGACGGTTTTTCGGTGGAAGCAACTAAAGACATTGAAATAAACAGTCCGCTGGGCATAGGAAATGTTAAAACAATACGCAGTCTTCAGGGAAGCATATTTATCAAGGGTGGAATTGTATCTAAAAATCACTCGGTAATAGATGCAAAAAAAGATATCTATACTAAGTTCGCCGATAATGCATTTTTACGCTGCGGCGGTCTTGTCCATATAGGTTTTTATTGTATCAACAGTACTGTTGAAGCCAAAGAGGTTTACATTGAATCTCCAAAAGGCAATATCATAGGCGGTTATACCAAAGCCGAAGCAAAAGTAACTTCAGCCATAATCGGATCACCACTGGAGGTAAAAACAGTGGTTGAAGTAAGCGGTTTTGACAGAGATTCCTTCTTAAAAAAGCTTGAAGAAATTAAGGAAAATCTGGAAGACATGAAAAATGAGAGGCAATCCTTGAAAAAAGAGCTTTCCGGTGCTTCTCATCAGGAGTTGTCACCCAATGACATTAAAATGTACAACCAGCTCTTTAACCGATTGGCCGAAATACAAGATAAAATAAAAGCTCTCGAATATGAACAAAAAAATATCAGCAGATATCTTAAAACCAAAGGGAATGGTGAAATTGCCGTAACTAAAAAGATTTATCCGAACTGTACCCTTATTATCAACAAAAATCAGGTAGATATAACCCATCCCACCATTGCAACTTCGTTTTACTGCATAAACGGAGAACTGAAGCAAACTTAA